One genomic window of Caldivirga maquilingensis IC-167 includes the following:
- a CDS encoding MFS transporter, whose amino-acid sequence MRVTEVPRIVKSTVLAAGLGTMLDYYDFLLAANAAGTVWLSLYFEPAFKVPGIALSLAMVTYAIAYVIRPLGAFIFGHIGDRVGRRFTLVLTLVLAFASMVMMGLTPTYSQIGVYSIIILLVSRLILGVGFGGEWGGGATWISEVMLANGYGDLEGFWGGVFQVFATAGIALASLAFSLASLLTPHQFFYSWGWRILFLIGAAVILVAAVIRHRLIESPLFMDLIKRGGVLRYPALEVFRREWVKVLLLAFAWFYITAVTVVAVLPYSVTYVTRVLGLRTLMGMQANSFILLSYAVSLLTGGVASTLISGLLSDKHNPLIILVIGSAATGIMSILFYPLLATGNPVIMLTAFEAYMVSEYMGFGSLPKLFTLLFPTMYRYSGSGLAYQLGGLLTGLASGLILPIIISTLGYSAWYAVSALMVSISLVSLASSLVLLRVTSK is encoded by the coding sequence ATGCGGGTGACTGAAGTCCCAAGGATTGTTAAATCCACGGTGTTGGCTGCTGGGTTGGGTACAATGCTTGATTACTATGATTTTCTACTGGCTGCTAATGCAGCTGGCACAGTGTGGTTAAGCCTGTATTTTGAGCCTGCCTTTAAGGTACCGGGTATAGCCTTATCTCTGGCAATGGTCACCTACGCTATTGCCTATGTTATAAGGCCTCTTGGGGCATTCATATTTGGGCACATTGGTGATAGGGTGGGTAGGCGGTTTACCCTGGTTTTAACATTAGTATTAGCTTTCGCATCAATGGTTATGATGGGGTTGACTCCGACTTATAGTCAAATTGGCGTATACTCAATAATAATCCTACTGGTGTCTAGGCTAATACTTGGTGTAGGCTTTGGTGGTGAATGGGGTGGTGGCGCCACTTGGATTAGTGAAGTAATGCTGGCTAATGGGTACGGTGACTTAGAGGGATTCTGGGGTGGTGTGTTTCAGGTGTTTGCAACGGCGGGTATTGCTCTTGCATCATTAGCCTTCTCACTCGCATCACTACTAACGCCTCATCAATTCTTCTACTCATGGGGGTGGAGAATACTATTCCTAATTGGTGCCGCGGTAATATTAGTGGCTGCGGTGATTAGGCATAGGTTAATTGAATCACCACTCTTCATGGATTTAATCAAGAGGGGCGGGGTATTGAGGTACCCTGCCCTTGAAGTCTTTAGGAGGGAGTGGGTTAAGGTACTATTACTTGCCTTCGCCTGGTTCTACATAACAGCGGTAACCGTGGTCGCGGTGTTACCCTACTCAGTGACGTATGTAACTAGGGTATTAGGGTTAAGGACATTAATGGGTATGCAGGCTAACTCATTCATACTACTATCCTACGCAGTATCCTTACTAACAGGTGGTGTTGCATCAACACTCATCAGTGGCTTGTTATCGGATAAGCATAATCCATTAATAATCTTAGTAATCGGCTCAGCGGCAACGGGAATAATGAGCATATTATTCTACCCATTATTGGCTACAGGTAACCCAGTAATAATGCTTACCGCCTTTGAGGCATACATGGTCTCTGAGTACATGGGCTTTGGTTCACTACCGAAATTATTCACACTATTATTTCCAACAATGTATAGGTATTCTGGTTCAGGGTTAGCTTACCAATTAGGTGGCTTACTCACTGGATTAGCATCAGGGTTAATTCTACCTATAATCATAAGTACCTTAGGTTACTCAGCCTGGTATGCGGTATCAGCATTAATGGTTTCAATATCCCTAGTCTCATTAGCCTCATCACTAGTACTACTCAGGGTGACCTCTAAATGA
- the fni gene encoding type 2 isopentenyl-diphosphate Delta-isomerase — protein MIGGRKDEHIRIASSSDVEVGDSLFDGVQLIHNALPEMDFNDVDSTIELFNKRLSFPFIIGALTGGTETAGRVNAVLAKAAEEFGIGMYVGSQRIALMKPETAWSFRVVKDNAPSALKIANLGAPQVSRLSDRDLVDWVNEAVDMINADAVAIHLNPAQELFQPEGEPWFSGVLGKLKLIRRVVNRPLIIKEVGNGVSMEVARMLNSIPPDAIDVAGHGGTSFIRIEAIRGGELSKADVFRDWGIPTVLSICEVSSVYDGVIIASGGVRNGLDGAKAIALGADAFTMSRPMLVSALKGYEAVRELINKLMWEFKATMFLTGSRRVEDLKKTPVVANLPILLWLIQRGVKCKLTTNIYNQIKPIASMLINKVFNTTEH, from the coding sequence ATGATTGGGGGTCGTAAGGATGAGCATATTAGGATTGCTTCAAGTAGTGATGTTGAGGTTGGTGATTCATTGTTTGATGGTGTTCAATTAATTCACAATGCTTTACCGGAGATGGATTTTAATGATGTTGACTCAACCATTGAATTGTTTAATAAGAGGCTTAGCTTCCCATTCATAATAGGTGCCTTAACCGGTGGTACTGAGACTGCTGGTAGGGTTAATGCTGTTTTAGCCAAGGCCGCTGAGGAGTTTGGGATAGGCATGTATGTTGGTTCACAGAGGATAGCATTAATGAAGCCTGAGACCGCTTGGAGCTTCAGGGTTGTTAAGGATAATGCACCAAGCGCCCTAAAAATAGCCAACCTAGGTGCACCCCAGGTTTCTAGGCTTAGTGATAGGGATTTAGTGGATTGGGTTAATGAGGCAGTGGATATGATTAACGCTGATGCAGTGGCAATACACCTTAATCCAGCACAGGAATTATTCCAACCTGAGGGTGAGCCATGGTTCAGCGGTGTCTTAGGTAAGTTGAAGCTCATTAGGAGGGTTGTTAATAGGCCTTTAATAATTAAGGAGGTTGGTAATGGTGTATCCATGGAGGTTGCTAGAATGCTTAACAGTATTCCACCCGATGCAATTGATGTCGCCGGCCACGGTGGCACATCATTCATTAGGATTGAGGCAATTAGGGGTGGTGAATTAAGTAAGGCTGATGTGTTTAGGGATTGGGGTATACCCACTGTATTATCCATTTGCGAAGTGAGCAGTGTCTACGATGGTGTGATAATAGCCTCTGGTGGTGTTAGGAATGGTTTAGATGGTGCTAAGGCAATAGCCCTAGGTGCAGATGCATTCACAATGTCAAGACCAATGCTGGTATCGGCATTAAAGGGTTATGAGGCAGTGAGGGAGTTGATTAATAAGTTAATGTGGGAGTTCAAGGCAACAATGTTCCTAACAGGATCAAGGAGAGTGGAGGACTTAAAGAAAACACCAGTAGTAGCAAACCTACCAATACTACTATGGCTAATACAAAGAGGAGTAAAATGCAAACTAACAACAAACATATACAACCAAATAAAACCAATAGCCTCAATGCTCATTAATAAGGTGTTCAACACCACGGAGCACTAG
- a CDS encoding peroxiredoxin: MVKEGEEAPNFELSDHNGSTIRLSDYRGRWIVLYFFPKAFTPGCTIETKEFSRLWDELEKMGVTVFGISTDSVETQRKFAEKYGVKFKLLSDHDKNASKAYGVLGLIGMAERVTFIINPEGKVVKVIKGVKPDEHPVKALEYLRAVIKVNK; encoded by the coding sequence ATGGTTAAGGAGGGTGAAGAGGCACCTAACTTTGAGTTAAGTGACCATAATGGGAGTACCATTAGGTTAAGTGACTATAGGGGTAGGTGGATTGTACTCTACTTCTTCCCCAAGGCATTCACCCCAGGTTGCACCATTGAGACTAAGGAATTCTCAAGGTTATGGGATGAACTTGAGAAAATGGGTGTCACCGTATTCGGTATAAGCACTGATTCAGTTGAAACACAGAGGAAGTTCGCTGAGAAGTATGGTGTTAAGTTTAAGCTACTTAGTGATCATGATAAGAATGCATCTAAGGCGTATGGTGTATTAGGGTTAATTGGTATGGCTGAGAGGGTAACCTTCATAATTAACCCGGAGGGTAAGGTGGTTAAGGTAATTAAGGGTGTTAAACCTGATGAACACCCCGTTAAGGCGCTGGAGTATTTAAGGGCAGTGATTAAGGTTAATAAGTAG
- a CDS encoding V-type ATP synthase subunit F, producing the protein MRVIVLGDEDTVNAFRLIGFEGYVVDPKSLVPRIKEFMSMDDVAAILVTSNVSGEAGQEFINLRTRVRKPLILEVPALSSGESKEVNYMAILRSVLGI; encoded by the coding sequence ATGAGGGTTATAGTGCTTGGTGATGAGGATACAGTTAATGCGTTTAGGTTAATTGGATTCGAAGGCTATGTAGTGGACCCTAAGTCACTTGTACCTAGGATTAAGGAGTTCATGAGTATGGATGATGTCGCCGCAATACTTGTTACAAGTAATGTAAGTGGTGAGGCTGGTCAAGAGTTCATTAACCTAAGGACAAGGGTTAGGAAACCACTAATACTTGAGGTACCTGCCTTGAGCAGTGGTGAGAGTAAGGAGGTTAACTACATGGCAATACTTAGATCAGTGTTAGGTATTTAA
- a CDS encoding V-type ATP synthase subunit E, whose amino-acid sequence MSEQLVRLINSVMDKVKADSEEWISNLSLKYEAELMSTVEDEIKRHSSELEEADRQAMLNREYKLYDASMSIKAEYLALIDELASDVINSIKKRINAERGSEAYGKLMMVLLNQAIEITQSKELTITCSPRDKPIISSLAAKMGISVEFKDGSEDMLGLIASTKDGSVTYEATIDDVLNRMIDYIRSIIKEVADEVVKQ is encoded by the coding sequence ATGTCTGAGCAGTTGGTTAGATTAATAAATAGTGTAATGGATAAGGTTAAGGCTGATTCAGAGGAGTGGATTAGTAATCTTAGCCTAAAGTATGAGGCTGAGTTAATGAGTACTGTTGAAGATGAGATTAAAAGACACAGTAGTGAACTTGAGGAGGCGGATAGGCAGGCAATGTTGAATAGGGAGTATAAGCTGTATGATGCATCAATGAGCATTAAGGCAGAGTACCTGGCGTTAATCGATGAATTAGCAAGCGATGTCATTAACAGTATTAAGAAGCGTATTAACGCCGAAAGGGGTAGTGAGGCATATGGTAAGTTAATGATGGTTCTCCTTAATCAAGCAATTGAGATTACACAGTCTAAGGAATTAACGATAACGTGTTCACCAAGGGATAAGCCTATTATTTCATCACTGGCCGCAAAGATGGGGATTAGCGTGGAGTTTAAGGATGGAAGCGAGGATATGTTGGGTTTAATAGCCTCCACTAAGGATGGTTCAGTGACATATGAGGCAACGATCGATGACGTGTTAAACCGCATGATAGACTATATAAGGAGTATAATTAAGGAGGTTGCTGATGAGGTGGTTAAGCAATGA
- a CDS encoding DUF211 domain-containing protein, protein MGDKGSLLRRIVLDVDAPSELEIIKLASELGRITGVDAVYIKVEETDVGVLGLKVIMEGSLDFNDVKKVIEVNGAVIRSIDEVSVGEYILKG, encoded by the coding sequence ATGGGGGATAAGGGATCATTATTAAGGAGAATTGTGCTTGATGTGGATGCACCCAGTGAACTCGAGATAATTAAGTTAGCAAGTGAGTTGGGTAGGATAACCGGGGTTGATGCAGTCTACATTAAGGTTGAGGAAACTGACGTGGGTGTTCTTGGCCTTAAAGTGATTATGGAGGGTTCATTGGATTTTAATGATGTTAAGAAGGTAATTGAAGTTAATGGTGCAGTCATAAGGAGTATTGATGAGGTTTCAGTGGGGGAATATATTCTAAAGGGTTAG
- a CDS encoding helix-turn-helix domain-containing protein, translating into MRNSFSYLSFDYVHSTDWTMGTADDNYVFHVLNSYVDALRDYVFEFALLKVWGRRDLKHLLGVFSRHRNVKGVVSLRPLNDGYPKSIQITLKGDSSDSTRYIAHMLGGIEVKAIYENGIEHWGFLFPNDESAKSFLNMVNKKGIVKRYNLNEADMDNIMANALRKAELLLTPSEYKITKIAYSKGYFEVPRLIKLDELARELGLSKATIDEYIRSAIRKILEHVFTDEA; encoded by the coding sequence ATGCGTAATAGCTTTTCATACCTTAGCTTTGATTATGTGCACTCCACTGACTGGACTATGGGCACTGCGGATGATAATTACGTATTCCACGTGCTTAATTCTTATGTTGATGCCTTGAGGGATTATGTGTTTGAGTTTGCGCTACTTAAGGTTTGGGGTAGGCGTGATCTTAAGCATTTACTGGGGGTGTTTAGTAGGCATAGGAATGTTAAGGGTGTTGTCTCCCTTAGGCCTCTTAATGATGGTTACCCTAAGAGTATTCAAATAACCCTCAAGGGTGATTCATCAGACAGCACCAGATACATAGCCCACATGCTGGGGGGAATAGAGGTTAAGGCAATTTATGAAAACGGTATAGAACACTGGGGATTCCTATTCCCTAACGATGAGTCAGCTAAATCATTTCTAAACATGGTGAATAAGAAGGGTATTGTTAAGAGGTATAATTTGAATGAAGCGGATATGGATAATATAATGGCTAATGCCTTAAGGAAAGCAGAATTATTATTAACGCCCAGTGAATATAAGATAACTAAGATAGCCTACAGTAAGGGTTACTTTGAAGTACCCAGGTTGATTAAATTGGATGAGTTGGCTAGGGAGTTAGGCCTATCCAAGGCCACTATTGATGAATACATTAGGAGCGCAATACGTAAAATACTTGAGCATGTATTCACTGATGAAGCCTAG
- the nadC gene encoding carboxylating nicotinate-nucleotide diphosphorylase, translating into MMPQELAQLLLNLVKEDAPLGDVTTEAIIGNVEVKAVVLAKEDGYACCLPDFAEALRILGLNANALKRDGGYFNPGESLMMISGNARVILTIERSLLNVLSIILGVVKTTREVVETAHRVNPRVKVAATRKTIPCLRSLIKKAVTVGGADTHRLSLSDAVLIKDNHLAIIGDVEKAVKEARDKATFMHKIEVEVNNIDDAVKAIKAGADAVLIDNVTPIQLRQIISTLESLGLREKAVIEVSGGITPSNITEYAEANPDIISTSYITMKAKPVDISLEITQTTKP; encoded by the coding sequence ATGATGCCCCAGGAATTAGCTCAACTACTCTTAAACCTGGTTAAGGAGGATGCACCTTTAGGTGACGTCACCACTGAAGCCATTATAGGTAATGTGGAGGTTAAGGCAGTGGTGCTGGCTAAGGAGGATGGCTACGCATGTTGTCTTCCTGATTTTGCCGAGGCATTAAGGATTCTTGGATTAAACGCAAATGCCTTGAAGCGTGACGGTGGGTATTTTAACCCAGGTGAATCATTAATGATGATTTCAGGTAACGCTAGAGTGATTTTAACCATTGAGAGGAGTCTACTTAACGTACTGAGTATAATACTTGGTGTGGTTAAGACTACTAGGGAGGTTGTTGAAACCGCTCACAGGGTTAACCCAAGGGTTAAGGTTGCTGCAACTAGGAAAACAATACCATGCTTAAGGTCATTGATTAAGAAAGCTGTTACCGTGGGTGGTGCTGATACGCATAGGTTATCATTAAGTGATGCCGTGTTAATTAAGGATAATCACCTAGCCATAATCGGTGATGTTGAGAAGGCTGTTAAGGAAGCTAGGGATAAGGCAACATTCATGCATAAGATTGAGGTTGAGGTAAATAACATTGATGATGCTGTTAAGGCTATTAAAGCTGGGGCTGATGCAGTACTTATTGATAACGTCACACCAATACAGCTTAGGCAAATAATAAGTACACTTGAGTCGTTGGGGTTACGTGAAAAAGCCGTAATAGAGGTCTCTGGGGGAATTACACCAAGCAACATTACTGAGTACGCTGAAGCCAATCCAGATATAATCAGTACAAGTTACATAACAATGAAGGCTAAGCCAGTTGACATAAGCCTTGAAATCACCCAGACTACGAAGCCTTAA
- a CDS encoding V-type ATP synthase subunit A, producing MMSSQGTGRILVVNGPVIKAELPGAKLYELVFVGELGLFGEVVRVQGENAFIQVYEDTTGIRPGEPVVRTGEMLSAWLGPGIIGQVYDGVQRPLKIIFDQTGRPFIARGINYDRAPPLDFSRKWRWIPKVKIGDKVNVGTVLGIVPETQLIEHRILYPPLYKPGIIKYIAPEGDYTLNDDIAEVETSDGLIKVKMWHKWPVRRPRPFQEKLPPSDPLITGIRVIDTVFPIAKGGAASIPGPFGSGKTVTIRSLMLYAMTQYSVPVLCGERGNEAADALQGLLKLSDPATGRPLLERETIIVNTSNMPVAAREASIYMGATIAEYFRDQGYDVLLMADSTSRWAEAMREVALRIGEMPSEEGFPAYLPTRLAEFYERAGKVKLLNGGLGSLTIAASVSPPGGDFTEPVTSHTLRFIGAFWPLDARLAYSRHYPAINWLQGFSRYVDSVASWYSKTVGEDWVELRRIAIEVLTREAELSEIVRILGSEALSEQEKHILNVASMIREGFLKQDAFNPVDTPSAPEKQYWLLRLMITYYRVGSEAINAGVPANAIRELDSVRRLIRLKMEVKSSDYKVLADYERKLIDDIRGLMAKFSK from the coding sequence ATGATGAGTAGTCAAGGCACCGGTAGGATACTTGTGGTTAATGGCCCAGTAATAAAGGCTGAGTTACCTGGGGCTAAACTATATGAGTTAGTGTTCGTGGGTGAATTAGGGTTATTTGGTGAAGTAGTTAGGGTTCAGGGTGAGAATGCTTTCATACAGGTTTACGAGGATACCACTGGAATAAGGCCAGGTGAACCAGTGGTTAGGACTGGTGAAATGCTTAGTGCCTGGCTTGGACCTGGGATAATTGGTCAGGTTTATGATGGTGTACAGAGGCCATTGAAGATTATTTTTGATCAAACTGGGCGCCCATTCATAGCCAGGGGTATTAATTATGATAGAGCCCCACCATTAGACTTCAGTAGGAAGTGGAGGTGGATACCTAAGGTTAAGATTGGTGATAAGGTTAACGTCGGCACGGTACTTGGTATTGTACCTGAGACCCAATTAATAGAGCATAGGATACTTTATCCCCCATTATATAAGCCCGGCATCATAAAGTACATTGCCCCTGAGGGTGACTACACGCTTAATGATGATATCGCGGAGGTAGAGACCAGTGATGGCTTAATTAAGGTTAAGATGTGGCATAAGTGGCCCGTTAGGAGACCAAGGCCATTCCAGGAGAAGCTGCCTCCAAGTGACCCCTTAATAACTGGAATAAGGGTAATTGATACTGTTTTCCCAATAGCTAAGGGTGGGGCAGCCTCAATACCAGGTCCATTTGGCTCAGGTAAGACGGTGACCATTAGGTCATTGATGCTTTACGCAATGACCCAGTACAGTGTCCCAGTACTATGTGGTGAGAGGGGTAATGAGGCTGCTGATGCATTGCAGGGATTACTTAAATTATCTGACCCAGCCACTGGGCGGCCGTTGCTTGAGAGGGAGACGATAATAGTTAATACATCCAATATGCCTGTTGCAGCCAGGGAGGCAAGTATATACATGGGTGCAACAATAGCTGAGTACTTCAGGGATCAGGGCTACGACGTATTATTGATGGCTGATTCCACAAGCCGTTGGGCTGAGGCTATGCGTGAGGTGGCGTTGAGGATTGGTGAAATGCCCAGTGAGGAGGGGTTCCCAGCCTACTTACCCACTAGGCTTGCTGAATTCTATGAGAGGGCTGGTAAGGTTAAGTTACTTAACGGTGGTTTAGGTTCATTAACCATAGCAGCCTCAGTAAGCCCACCTGGTGGTGACTTCACTGAGCCGGTGACTAGCCATACGTTAAGGTTCATTGGAGCCTTCTGGCCCCTTGATGCTAGATTAGCCTACTCTAGGCATTACCCAGCCATTAATTGGCTTCAAGGCTTCAGCAGATACGTGGACTCAGTAGCCTCCTGGTACAGTAAGACTGTTGGTGAGGATTGGGTTGAGTTAAGGAGAATAGCCATAGAGGTATTGACTAGGGAGGCTGAGTTATCTGAAATTGTTAGGATACTTGGAAGCGAGGCCTTAAGTGAACAGGAGAAGCATATCCTTAACGTTGCATCAATGATACGTGAAGGCTTCCTTAAACAGGATGCATTCAACCCAGTGGATACGCCATCAGCGCCGGAGAAGCAGTATTGGCTACTTAGATTAATGATAACCTACTATAGGGTTGGCTCAGAGGCCATTAACGCTGGTGTACCGGCTAATGCAATTAGGGAACTGGACTCAGTGAGGAGGCTTATTAGGCTTAAGATGGAGGTTAAGAGCAGTGACTATAAGGTCCTGGCTGATTACGAGAGGAAGCTAATTGATGATATAAGGGGACTCATGGCTAAGTTCAGTAAATGA
- a CDS encoding glycoside hydrolase family 28 protein — protein MINSLPSGRTYNVVEYGADPKGLDDSTGAINEAITQASETRGIVYIPPGNYLSRNIILRSNVMLLIDKGAVVKFSTDYKSYPIIETRREGVHHCGVMPLIFGKDVRNVRIIGEGVFDGQGYAWWPIRRFRVTEDYWRRLVESGGVVGDDGKTWWPTRNAMEGAEAFRKITSEGGKPSTEDCERYREFFRPQLLQLYNAENVTIEGVTFKDSPMWTIHILYSRHVTLINTSSIAPDYSPNTDGVVVDSSSDVEVRGCMIDVGDDCLVIKSGRDEEGRRIGIPSENIHASGCLMKRGHGGFVIGSEMSGGVRNVSIQDSVFDGTERGVRIKTTRGRGGLIENVYVNNIYMRNIIHEAVVVDMFYEKRPVEPVSERTPKIRGVVIRNTSCDGADQAVLINGLPEMPIEDIIIENTRITSNKGIHIENASSIRLSNVKVNSRAIPVITMSNVRNITLDDVSGLSME, from the coding sequence ATGATTAATTCTCTTCCCTCAGGTAGGACGTATAATGTTGTTGAGTATGGTGCTGATCCTAAGGGTTTGGATGATAGTACTGGGGCTATAAATGAAGCTATTACCCAAGCCAGTGAGACTAGGGGTATTGTGTATATTCCTCCAGGCAACTACTTATCAAGGAACATTATTCTGAGGAGTAATGTAATGTTACTCATTGATAAGGGTGCTGTGGTTAAATTCTCAACCGATTACAAGTCCTATCCAATAATTGAGACTAGGAGAGAGGGGGTTCATCATTGTGGTGTTATGCCGTTAATATTCGGTAAGGATGTTAGGAATGTTAGGATTATTGGGGAGGGTGTGTTTGATGGCCAGGGTTACGCATGGTGGCCTATTAGGAGGTTTCGCGTTACTGAGGATTACTGGAGGAGGCTTGTTGAATCAGGGGGTGTTGTTGGTGATGATGGTAAAACCTGGTGGCCTACTAGGAATGCCATGGAGGGTGCTGAGGCCTTCAGGAAAATAACCAGTGAAGGTGGGAAGCCGAGTACTGAGGATTGTGAGAGGTATAGGGAGTTCTTTAGGCCTCAGCTTCTTCAACTCTATAATGCTGAGAACGTGACCATAGAAGGGGTTACGTTTAAGGACTCACCCATGTGGACAATACACATTCTCTACTCAAGGCATGTTACATTAATAAACACTAGTAGTATTGCCCCAGATTACTCACCAAACACTGATGGTGTTGTCGTGGATTCCTCAAGTGACGTTGAGGTAAGGGGCTGTATGATTGATGTTGGTGATGATTGCTTAGTCATAAAGTCTGGTAGGGATGAGGAGGGTAGGAGGATTGGCATACCCTCAGAGAATATTCACGCCTCAGGATGCTTAATGAAGAGGGGGCATGGTGGATTCGTTATTGGTAGTGAAATGTCAGGTGGTGTTAGGAATGTTTCAATTCAGGATAGTGTATTCGATGGTACTGAGAGGGGTGTTAGGATTAAGACAACTAGGGGTAGGGGTGGTTTAATTGAGAATGTTTACGTAAACAACATCTACATGAGGAACATAATTCATGAGGCAGTGGTAGTGGATATGTTCTATGAGAAAAGGCCTGTTGAACCAGTATCAGAGAGGACGCCTAAGATTAGGGGTGTGGTTATTAGGAACACATCATGTGATGGGGCAGACCAGGCGGTGCTAATAAATGGGTTACCTGAAATGCCCATTGAAGACATTATAATTGAGAATACTAGAATAACATCAAACAAGGGTATTCACATTGAAAACGCCTCAAGTATTAGGCTCAGTAATGTTAAGGTGAACTCAAGGGCGATACCAGTCATAACCATGAGTAACGTGAGAAACATAACGTTAGACGACGTGAGCGGCTTATCCATGGAGTAA